In one window of Paenarthrobacter nicotinovorans DNA:
- the chvE gene encoding multiple monosaccharide ABC transporter substrate-binding protein: MRLKKLLGAVAVVLTLTVGATGCGSRGGAAESSSTAKPSDSLVGISMPTQTSERWIADGANVEKSLKDLGYKTDLQFANDDIPTQVSQIENMLTKGAKALIIAAIDGTTLTDVLAKAKEQNVKVIAYDRLINGTPNVDYYTTFDNYTVGVQQATSLLTGLGLVDASGKKVEGKGPFNVELFAGSPDDNNANFFWTGAMDTLKPYLDAGTLKVPSGQTKFEQAAILRWQAPVAQKRMEDILTSAYSSGTKLDGVLSPYDGLSIGIISALTSTGGYSTGKLPVVTGQDAEKGSVKSIIAGEQYSTIFKDTRQLGAQAVKMVDAVLKGSEPETNDTKTYNNKVKVVPAYLLKSVIITKDNYKKELIDSGYYTEADVK; this comes from the coding sequence GTGAGATTGAAAAAACTCCTGGGCGCCGTAGCGGTCGTCCTAACCTTGACCGTCGGAGCCACAGGCTGCGGCAGCCGTGGAGGCGCGGCGGAGTCTTCCAGCACCGCAAAGCCCAGCGATTCGCTGGTAGGCATCTCGATGCCGACGCAGACATCGGAGCGTTGGATCGCAGACGGTGCCAATGTTGAGAAATCCCTGAAGGACCTCGGCTACAAGACGGACCTGCAGTTCGCCAACGATGACATCCCCACGCAGGTTTCCCAGATCGAGAACATGCTGACCAAGGGTGCGAAGGCACTCATCATCGCAGCCATCGATGGCACCACGCTGACGGACGTCCTGGCTAAGGCCAAGGAACAGAACGTCAAGGTCATCGCTTACGACCGCCTCATCAACGGAACGCCGAACGTGGACTACTACACCACGTTCGACAACTACACCGTGGGCGTCCAGCAGGCCACGTCGTTGCTGACGGGTCTGGGACTCGTTGATGCCAGCGGCAAGAAGGTAGAGGGCAAGGGCCCGTTCAACGTCGAATTGTTCGCGGGCAGCCCGGATGACAACAACGCCAACTTCTTCTGGACCGGCGCAATGGATACCCTCAAGCCGTACCTGGATGCAGGCACCTTGAAGGTCCCCAGCGGCCAGACCAAGTTCGAGCAGGCAGCCATCCTCCGCTGGCAGGCACCCGTTGCCCAGAAGCGCATGGAAGACATCCTCACCTCCGCCTACAGCTCCGGCACCAAGCTCGACGGCGTGCTGTCCCCGTATGACGGCCTGTCCATCGGCATCATTTCCGCTCTTACCAGCACCGGCGGTTACTCCACCGGCAAGCTCCCGGTCGTGACCGGTCAGGACGCTGAAAAGGGTTCCGTGAAGTCCATCATTGCCGGCGAGCAGTACTCCACCATCTTCAAGGACACCCGTCAGCTCGGCGCCCAAGCCGTGAAAATGGTAGACGCCGTACTCAAGGGCAGTGAGCCCGAAACCAACGACACCAAGACCTACAACAACAAGGTCAAGGTTGTTCCGGCATACCTTCTGAAGTCAGTCATCATCACCAAGGACAACTACAAGAAGGAACTCATCGACTCGGGCTACTACACCGAAGCCGACGTCAAGTAA
- the mmsA gene encoding multiple monosaccharide ABC transporter ATP-binding protein gives MNVPILQMRGITKTFPGVKALQDVTLDVNRGEVHAICGENGAGKSTLMKVLSGVYAHNTFDGDILFENEPCEFSSITDSEKRGIVIIHQELALSPYLSIAENIYLGNELAKNGWVDWRKTNLEAAKLLARVGLSENPVTPIQHISVGKQQLVEIAKALSKEVKLLILDEPTAALNDEDSDHLLDLILHLKGQGVTSIIISHKLNEIRKVADAVTIIRDGKSIETLRLDQGQITQERIIRGMVGRDLESLYPDRTPNIGEEVLRIEDWTVQHPQDHSRMVVSNANLTVRKGEVVGLAGLMGAGRTELAMSVFGRTYGRAVSGKVYKYGQEINTSTVSDAIEHGIAYATEDRKHYGLNLIEDIKRNISMAALNKLAKRGWVDGNQETTVANHYRKSMNIKAPSVAAITGKLSGGNQQKVVLSKWMFSDPDVLILDEPTRGIDVGAKFEIYTIIAELAASGKAVIVISSELPELLGICDRIYTLSAGRITGEVPIAEATQETLMHYMTQEKE, from the coding sequence ATGAACGTACCCATTCTTCAAATGCGAGGAATCACCAAGACCTTCCCCGGTGTAAAAGCCCTTCAGGACGTCACCCTGGACGTCAACCGAGGTGAGGTTCACGCCATTTGTGGTGAGAACGGAGCCGGGAAATCCACCCTCATGAAAGTGTTGTCCGGCGTCTACGCGCACAACACCTTCGACGGCGACATCCTGTTCGAGAACGAACCCTGCGAATTTTCCAGCATCACGGACAGCGAGAAGCGCGGCATCGTGATCATCCACCAGGAATTGGCACTGAGCCCGTATCTGTCGATCGCCGAGAACATCTACCTGGGCAATGAGCTTGCCAAGAACGGCTGGGTGGACTGGCGGAAGACCAACCTGGAGGCCGCCAAACTGCTGGCCCGGGTGGGTCTCAGCGAGAATCCCGTAACGCCCATCCAGCACATCAGCGTGGGTAAGCAGCAGTTGGTGGAGATCGCGAAGGCGCTCTCCAAGGAGGTGAAGCTGCTCATCCTCGATGAGCCCACGGCGGCGCTGAACGACGAAGACTCGGACCACCTGCTGGACCTCATCCTGCACCTCAAAGGCCAGGGCGTCACCAGCATCATCATCAGCCACAAACTCAACGAGATCCGCAAAGTGGCCGACGCCGTCACCATCATCCGCGATGGCAAATCCATCGAGACACTGCGCCTGGACCAGGGACAGATCACCCAGGAACGCATCATCCGGGGCATGGTGGGACGCGATCTCGAAAGCCTGTATCCGGACCGGACCCCAAACATCGGTGAAGAAGTCCTCCGCATCGAGGATTGGACGGTCCAGCATCCACAGGACCATTCACGGATGGTGGTCAGCAACGCCAACCTGACGGTCCGTAAGGGTGAGGTTGTTGGGTTGGCCGGCCTCATGGGTGCGGGCAGGACCGAGCTCGCGATGAGCGTTTTCGGCCGTACCTACGGCCGTGCGGTCTCCGGCAAGGTTTACAAGTACGGCCAGGAGATCAACACGTCCACGGTTTCGGATGCAATCGAGCACGGAATTGCGTACGCCACCGAGGACCGGAAGCACTACGGCCTGAACCTGATTGAAGACATCAAGCGGAACATCTCCATGGCTGCCCTGAACAAGCTGGCCAAACGCGGTTGGGTGGACGGCAACCAGGAAACCACGGTGGCCAACCATTACCGCAAGAGCATGAACATCAAAGCGCCTTCGGTCGCTGCGATCACGGGCAAGCTCTCCGGCGGGAACCAGCAAAAAGTGGTGCTCAGCAAGTGGATGTTCTCCGACCCCGACGTCCTCATCCTGGACGAACCCACGCGTGGGATCGATGTGGGCGCCAAGTTTGAGATCTACACGATCATCGCCGAGCTGGCGGCCTCGGGGAAAGCGGTCATTGTGATCTCCTCCGAACTGCCGGAACTCCTGGGCATCTGCGACAGGATCTACACGCTCTCAGCGGGCCGCATCACCGGCGAGGTCCCCATCGCCGAAGCCACCCAGGAAACCCTCATGCACTACATGACTCAAGAGAAGGAATAG
- a CDS encoding gluconokinase, whose translation MTGKPLTRASAHHHIVVMGVAGCGKSTVGAALAERLGAGFLDGDSLHPQANIDKMAAGTPLNDDDRAPWLAEIGRRFPASESSLVIACSALKRSYRDIIRSADPSVVFVHLQGTRELLDARMKARPGHFIPPSLLDSQLATLEILQNDEAGVVVDIAQPVEDIVNEVDSALAGLDTPTTERV comes from the coding sequence ATGACTGGTAAACCTCTGACCCGTGCGAGCGCCCATCACCACATCGTGGTGATGGGCGTCGCAGGCTGCGGAAAGAGCACCGTGGGTGCGGCCCTCGCCGAACGCCTCGGCGCTGGATTCCTCGACGGCGATTCGCTGCACCCGCAGGCGAACATCGACAAGATGGCAGCGGGTACCCCGCTGAACGACGACGACCGCGCACCATGGCTGGCCGAGATCGGCAGGCGATTCCCGGCGTCGGAATCTTCTCTTGTCATCGCGTGCAGCGCGCTAAAGCGCTCCTATCGGGACATCATCCGCAGCGCCGACCCGTCCGTGGTCTTCGTGCACCTGCAAGGGACGCGCGAACTGCTGGACGCACGCATGAAGGCGCGGCCCGGGCACTTCATTCCGCCTTCGTTGCTGGACTCCCAACTTGCCACACTGGAAATCTTGCAGAATGACGAAGCCGGGGTAGTGGTGGACATCGCACAGCCCGTCGAGGACATCGTGAATGAGGTGGACTCAGCGCTGGCTGGCCTGGATACCCCAACAACGGAGCGCGTCTGA
- the manD gene encoding D-mannonate dehydratase ManD produces MKIVAAEVFVTSPSRNFVTLRITTEDGVTGIGDATLNGRELAVAAYLKEHVAQLLIGKDPHRIEDTWQFLYRSSYWRRGPVTMAAIAAVDMALWDIKGKVAGMPVYQLLGGASRNGLRAYGHASGADIPSLFDSVREHLELGYKSIRIQTAIPGIKAVYGVAAQAQASGERYDYEPAGRGAFPQEEDWDTRAYLRHLPTVFEAVRNEFGPEIPLLHDGHHRMTPIQAAKLGKALEPYDLFWLEDCTPAENQEGLRLVRQHTTTPLAIGEIFNTVWDYQTLIKEQLIDYVRAASTHFGGISPLKKVMDFAAQYQIKSGFHGPTDISPVGFAAQLHVGLAIHNYGIQEYMQHSDKTNEVFQQSMTFKDGYLHPGDNPGIGVEFNEEAAAAFPYQQAYLPYNRLVDGTVHDW; encoded by the coding sequence ATGAAAATCGTTGCCGCTGAAGTCTTCGTGACCAGCCCGTCCCGCAACTTCGTCACCCTGCGCATCACCACCGAGGACGGTGTGACGGGCATCGGGGACGCGACGCTCAACGGCCGTGAACTCGCCGTTGCCGCGTACCTGAAGGAACACGTCGCGCAGCTTCTGATCGGTAAGGACCCGCACCGGATCGAGGACACCTGGCAGTTCCTGTACCGCAGCTCCTACTGGCGCCGTGGCCCCGTCACCATGGCGGCGATTGCCGCCGTCGACATGGCTCTGTGGGACATCAAGGGCAAGGTCGCCGGGATGCCGGTCTACCAACTGCTGGGCGGGGCTTCCCGTAATGGGCTGCGCGCTTACGGCCATGCTTCGGGGGCGGACATTCCGTCGCTGTTCGACTCGGTCCGGGAGCACTTGGAGTTGGGCTACAAGTCCATCCGTATCCAGACCGCGATCCCCGGTATCAAGGCCGTCTACGGTGTGGCCGCGCAGGCGCAAGCCTCTGGCGAGCGTTACGACTACGAGCCCGCCGGACGCGGTGCCTTCCCGCAGGAAGAGGACTGGGACACCCGCGCGTACCTCCGCCACCTGCCCACCGTTTTTGAAGCGGTGCGCAACGAGTTCGGTCCGGAAATCCCGCTGCTGCACGACGGCCACCACCGCATGACCCCCATCCAGGCCGCCAAACTCGGCAAGGCCCTGGAGCCTTACGACCTTTTCTGGCTGGAGGACTGCACTCCTGCCGAGAACCAGGAAGGCCTGCGCCTGGTCCGGCAGCACACCACCACCCCGCTGGCCATTGGCGAAATCTTCAATACCGTGTGGGACTACCAGACCCTCATCAAGGAACAGCTGATCGACTACGTGCGGGCGGCCTCCACCCACTTCGGTGGCATCTCACCGCTGAAGAAGGTCATGGACTTCGCTGCGCAGTACCAGATCAAGTCCGGCTTCCACGGCCCCACGGACATTTCCCCGGTGGGCTTCGCCGCGCAGCTGCATGTGGGCCTGGCCATCCACAACTACGGCATCCAGGAATACATGCAGCACTCGGACAAGACCAACGAGGTCTTCCAGCAGTCCATGACCTTCAAGGACGGCTACCTGCACCCGGGCGACAACCCCGGCATCGGCGTCGAATTCAACGAGGAAGCCGCTGCCGCGTTCCCGTACCAGCAGGCCTACCTGCCCTACAACCGCCTCGTGGACGGCACCGTTCATGACTGGTAA
- the mmsB gene encoding multiple monosaccharide ABC transporter permease: protein MSALRESLGFLTSRLRQVGIFVALILIVILFQVLTDGILLQPQNVTNLVVQNSYILILAIGMVMVIIAGHIDLSVGSIAGFIGAVAGVMIVHWGWAWWLAIPACLLVGALVGAWQGYWIAYVGIPAFIVTLAGMLIFRGLTLITLKNQQITPFPNELRALGGGFLPDISGGTSVLEWLTVILGVGGTAAILFQALKERRVRRKFNLENEPMAWFAVKNGFIALLMLIITFLLASYRGTPIVLVVLAVLVILYSALMSNSIFGRHTYAIGGNLHAAELSGIKTKKVTFRLFVNMGVLAALAGLVFTARLNSAQPAGGTGFELDSIAAAFIGGAAVQGGIGTVAGAMIGGLIMGVLNNGMSILGLGTDYQQLIKGLVLLLAVGFDIFNKNRTGAGGGSSMGRRFKWKTTPPAAEAAPASTAEPVGVDAK, encoded by the coding sequence ATGTCCGCCCTACGAGAATCCCTTGGCTTCCTCACAAGCCGCCTCCGCCAGGTTGGCATCTTCGTCGCCCTGATCCTGATTGTCATCCTCTTCCAGGTCCTCACCGACGGCATCCTCCTTCAGCCCCAGAACGTCACCAACCTGGTGGTCCAGAACAGCTATATCCTGATCCTTGCCATCGGCATGGTGATGGTCATTATTGCCGGTCATATCGACCTCTCCGTGGGCTCGATTGCCGGCTTCATCGGCGCCGTGGCCGGTGTGATGATCGTGCACTGGGGCTGGGCCTGGTGGCTCGCCATCCCGGCGTGCCTCCTGGTGGGTGCCCTCGTGGGTGCCTGGCAGGGTTACTGGATTGCCTACGTTGGTATCCCCGCATTCATCGTCACCCTTGCCGGCATGCTGATCTTCCGTGGCCTGACCCTGATTACCCTCAAGAACCAGCAGATCACCCCGTTCCCGAACGAATTGCGCGCCCTGGGCGGCGGCTTCCTGCCGGACATCTCCGGTGGCACGTCCGTTCTTGAGTGGCTGACCGTGATCCTGGGTGTCGGCGGTACGGCAGCCATCCTTTTCCAAGCTTTGAAGGAACGCCGGGTGCGCCGCAAGTTCAACCTGGAGAACGAACCGATGGCGTGGTTCGCCGTCAAGAACGGTTTCATCGCACTCCTGATGCTCATCATCACCTTCCTGCTGGCCAGCTACCGTGGAACCCCGATTGTCCTGGTTGTCTTGGCAGTCCTTGTGATCCTGTACTCGGCGCTGATGAGCAACAGCATCTTTGGCCGCCACACCTATGCCATTGGCGGCAACCTCCACGCCGCCGAGCTGTCCGGCATCAAGACCAAGAAGGTCACCTTCCGGCTCTTCGTCAACATGGGCGTCCTGGCCGCGCTGGCGGGCCTGGTCTTCACGGCCCGCCTGAACTCGGCACAGCCTGCTGGCGGTACCGGGTTCGAGCTGGACTCCATCGCTGCAGCGTTCATCGGCGGCGCAGCTGTCCAGGGCGGCATCGGCACCGTGGCAGGAGCCATGATCGGTGGCCTGATCATGGGCGTCCTGAACAACGGCATGTCCATTCTCGGCCTGGGCACTGATTACCAGCAGCTCATCAAGGGCCTGGTGCTCCTGCTGGCTGTCGGCTTCGACATCTTCAACAAGAACCGGACCGGTGCCGGCGGAGGTTCCTCCATGGGCCGCCGGTTCAAGTGGAAGACCACGCCTCCAGCTGCCGAAGCGGCACCCGCTTCCACGGCGGAGCCTGTGGGCGTCGACGCGAAGTAG